The genomic stretch TTAGCCTAGAAAACAAGTAGAGTTGAGAGGCTTACCCAATAATGAGAAGGATAATGGAGGAAACACAGAGAACCAATTGATATGCCTTGAATTTAGGTATAGGTCTTGATGATGAATATGCAGTAGGGGCGTATCTCTGGCTAACCCAACCAAAATGGGGCCGGATTAGAAACACAAAACCGAGGAAAAAACCAGAGAGAAACCCTCCAATATGAGCAAAGTTGTCCACATGTGGGAGAAGCCCCATTGCTAGATTGATAACAATGATGACCACCAGGGTCACCAAAATAGCAATCTGGAGAAGCAGGGAAGAAAAGCGATACAAAATTAAGGCTTTTAACACTGAAAACATTAGTAGCAAACTTCCTTACTCAGGTAGTAATAGTACCTTGTTCACATATATGCTCCAATTAATCAACAGCTCGGAGAGCATGCTCCCCAGCAGTCCAAAAAGGGCGCCAGATGCACCAACTGATATACTCGACCTGATAAAAAGAGCCGATAACAAACTTCCTCCAAGCCCAGAGATGAGGTAAAGAACTCCAATGCGTACTACAAAATATTGCAACTGTATGTAAGTGTTGAGCAGAGGccagtaaagggccaagtccatcaATTGGTGGCTAGGGGAACTGTTAGGTGGAGGAAGTGAAATGTCAAGTCTAacaccctgcctctcgaaaatgtgatggcggtctataagaaaataaagttgcgcattGGCTACAAACTATAGCTTTTGACGTAATAGTGATTGCTTGATCCTAACACCTGGTAACATAGCCAGATCACGGGTTCAAGTCCCAGCACTAGGAGGGAGAATTGGCATGGTGAATTGTGTAAATCTAATGAAAAGTAACTACCTTCATTAGTTATAGCAACAAATGCTTATTGGGACTTGGGAGAGTAACTACCTTCATTAGTCATGGCAACAAATGGTTATTGGAACCTTCAAGTTACTAAGGCAATCATGAAAGAAATAAGCATGAGGACATAAATACAAGCATGATCCTGTGGTGTAGTATTCTCACATACCAAACCCAAATTCTTGCTCCAGCCGAATACCAATAATGAAAAGACTCAACATGTTGGCCAGTAAGTGGAAAACTCCACCGTGCAACCAAATGCAAGTGAAAAGGCGCCATGCCTGATGTTCCTCAACCACCTTGCTCACATCTAGAGCTCCCATCTTCTCTAGcctaaacaaaaagaaaaatacttatAGCTTCTTAAGAATTCAATAGTGTTCATCTGCATATAATGTGTGAAATTAGCATTGATATCAAAATCACTTGTCCAAGAGATAGCTAAAGAAGGAAATAATCGATTCCAAAAAGTTACAGCGGGAGGCGGCAATAAACAATAATGCATTGTATTCTAGTTCAACAGCTATATTCCTTTTTAAACAATACACAAAGACATAGATAAAAGAAGTGAGTTAGCCACTACCTCAGACTCGGATTATGAATCCAATCAATAAAATTCTCTATCTATCATACCCACAAATCCAGTTCACCAGGGTAACCCTAGCCAAGATGACAAAAGATCCACACTTGTAACCATAAAGTCATGACTTTGAATCCTTGccccttggtttgagccgatcagctatggataacctaggtagtttacttccttgtgatcTTATGCCGGTTAGGATCACAG from Ipomoea triloba cultivar NCNSP0323 chromosome 12, ASM357664v1 encodes the following:
- the LOC115997999 gene encoding RHOMBOID-like protein 1, which produces MMAGTEPAPQHHHEILIRVNSRRGGNTIHPLEPEAPPGIPVNCSDIKHFKKWFSWLVPCFVVANVVVFVITMFVNNCPKNSVSCLARFLGRFSFQPFSENPLLGPSSNTLEKMGALDVSKVVEEHQAWRLFTCIWLHGGVFHLLANMLSLFIIGIRLEQEFGFVRIGVLYLISGLGGSLLSALFIRSSISVGASGALFGLLGSMLSELLINWSIYVNKIAILVTLVVIIVINLAMGLLPHVDNFAHIGGFLSGFFLGFVFLIRPHFGWVSQRYAPTAYSSSRPIPKFKAYQLVLCVSSIILLIIGFTTGLVMLLRGVDLNEKCSWCHYLSCVPTSRWSCNTEPVSCLSEQNGEKLRLSCSNSSKSRTYELPNASASQIQGLCSQLCRR